A DNA window from Macadamia integrifolia cultivar HAES 741 chromosome 4, SCU_Mint_v3, whole genome shotgun sequence contains the following coding sequences:
- the LOC122076931 gene encoding uncharacterized protein LOC122076931 isoform X2, translating to MVVCGTIEEFLFLGLVGDNQGLWMDVLIARGLQPRSLFADRESRTSSACGTIIILTKFMWGYELQALGIPFHATILFTYLRIFLSFIEVLLHNIKLNSLVYDTWISMFPLLGGSWDMLYLDERLCGTIIILTKVMWGYELQALGIPFHATILFTYLRIFLSFIERRWEDFRRGFGYVVLG from the exons ATGGTGGTTTGTGGTACAATAGAGGAGTTCCTATTCCTTGGGCTTGTGGGCGACAATCAAGGGCTCTGGATGGATGTCTTAATAGCTCGTGGCTTGCAACCAAGGTCTTTGTTTGCTGATCGGGAATCTCGAACATCTAGTGCTTGCG GTACTATTATAATCCTAACAAAGTTTATGTGGGGATATGAGTTGCAAGCCTTGGGTATACCTTTCCATGCGACCATCCTCTTCACTTACTTAAGAATCTTTTTATCCTTTATTGAGGTTCTGTTGCATAACATCAAGCTTAATTCTTTGGTTTATGATACGTGGATTTCAATGTTCC CTTTGTTAGGAGGGTCTTGGGATATGTTGTATTTGGATGAGCGGCTCTGTG GTACTATTATAATCCTAACAAAGGTTATGTGGGGATATGAGTTGCAAGCCTTGGGCATACCTTTCCATGCGACCATCCTCTTCACTTATCTTAGgatctttttatcttttatagAG